The following proteins are co-located in the Streptomyces sp. NBC_00435 genome:
- a CDS encoding UPF0182 family membrane protein: MPDRGGGPSGPRMRVGRPSRRARTLLMTLGVLAVLAMAFIMFAGFWTDWLWFRSVDYSSVFTTTLWTKVGLFAVFGLLMAGAVGLNIWLAHRLRPPLSAMSMEQQSLDRYRMSVAPYRKWLLLGIAALVGLIAGASAAGQWKTWLMYVNGVPFGTKDPQFNLDVSFYTFDLPWYRFLLGFGFAAVVLSVIAAAVVHYLYGGLRVTSPGARATAAATGHLSVLLGLFVTLKAVAYWLDRYGLAVKSSDFKAADNWTGLRYVDANAYLPAKTILVAIAAICALLFFATLWRRTWQLPVIGFGLMVLSAILIGGLYPAIVQKFQVQPNEQAKESPYVQKNIKATRDAYGVADASVTDYPGLPDPKADKKVLRQQANTTASIRLLDPNIVSPAFQQLQQNKGYYGFPATLAVDRYKGQDTVIGLREINLAGIPKNNWINDHFRYTHGYGVVAAKGTEVAPGGQPVFTESGLPAQGDLGTYEQRIYYGEQTKQYSIVGGPQKELDYANDSGEKETTYKGDSGVSLGNPVNRAAYALAFSEPQILYSGAIGDGSKILYNRTPKERVEAVAPWLTIDGAVYPAVIDGRVQWIVDAYTTTNGYPYASRTRLGDSTADSLTNSQRAVVAQENQVNYIRNSVKATVDAYDGTVKLYQWDAKDPVLKTWMKAFPGTVKQKKEISPALMEHLRYPQDLFKVQRELLTRYHVTDPQTFLSGSEVWAVPDDPTTKAGTAVPPYYLSMKMPGQKDPDQAFSLTTTLTPNGRDNLSAFMAVNADPTTADYGKIQLLKLPTQNPVDGPKLVQARFNSKPEIAQEINILSRGDSQVEYGNLLTVPLDKGMLYVEPVYVRGGGLKYPLLKKVLVTYGDQTAFEDTLEKALNVVFGAEGATQPPTTTPPGDGTTTPPTSQDPTVKAALADAQKAIEDADKALKAGDWTAYGKAQSDLQAALNRAIEAEAKLTEAKPAG, encoded by the coding sequence ATGCCGGACCGCGGCGGAGGCCCCTCCGGGCCACGGATGAGAGTCGGCCGCCCGTCCCGGCGTGCCCGGACTCTTCTGATGACCTTGGGCGTGCTGGCCGTCCTCGCCATGGCGTTCATCATGTTCGCCGGCTTCTGGACGGACTGGCTCTGGTTCCGCTCCGTCGACTACTCCTCCGTCTTCACCACCACCCTGTGGACCAAGGTCGGGCTCTTCGCCGTCTTCGGGCTGCTGATGGCCGGTGCCGTCGGGCTGAACATCTGGCTGGCCCACCGGCTGCGGCCGCCGCTCAGCGCGATGTCGATGGAGCAGCAGAGCCTCGACCGCTACCGGATGAGCGTCGCGCCGTACCGCAAGTGGCTGCTGCTGGGCATCGCCGCACTGGTCGGCCTGATCGCGGGCGCCTCGGCGGCGGGCCAGTGGAAGACCTGGCTGATGTATGTGAACGGGGTGCCCTTCGGCACGAAGGACCCCCAGTTCAACCTGGACGTGTCGTTCTACACCTTCGACCTGCCCTGGTACCGCTTCCTGCTCGGCTTCGGCTTCGCCGCTGTCGTGCTCTCGGTGATCGCCGCCGCCGTCGTGCACTACCTCTACGGAGGACTGCGCGTCACCAGTCCCGGTGCGCGGGCCACCGCCGCCGCGACCGGCCACCTGTCGGTGCTGCTCGGTCTGTTCGTCACGCTGAAGGCGGTCGCGTACTGGCTCGACCGGTACGGTCTCGCCGTGAAGTCCAGCGACTTCAAGGCCGCGGACAACTGGACCGGCCTGCGCTACGTCGACGCCAACGCGTACCTGCCGGCCAAGACGATCCTCGTCGCCATCGCCGCGATCTGCGCGCTGCTGTTCTTCGCGACGCTGTGGCGCCGCACCTGGCAGCTCCCGGTCATCGGCTTCGGCCTGATGGTCCTGTCGGCGATCCTGATCGGCGGGCTGTATCCGGCGATCGTGCAGAAGTTCCAGGTCCAGCCGAACGAGCAGGCCAAGGAATCCCCGTACGTCCAGAAGAACATCAAGGCGACGCGCGACGCCTACGGGGTCGCCGACGCGTCCGTCACGGACTACCCGGGTCTGCCGGACCCCAAGGCGGACAAGAAGGTGCTCCGCCAGCAGGCCAACACCACGGCGAGCATCCGTCTCCTCGACCCGAACATCGTGTCCCCGGCCTTCCAGCAGCTCCAGCAGAACAAGGGCTACTACGGGTTCCCGGCCACGCTGGCGGTCGACCGGTACAAGGGCCAGGACACGGTCATCGGCCTCCGGGAGATCAACCTCGCGGGCATCCCGAAGAACAACTGGATCAACGACCACTTCCGTTACACCCACGGGTACGGAGTGGTCGCGGCCAAGGGCACCGAGGTCGCCCCGGGCGGCCAGCCCGTGTTCACCGAGTCGGGCCTTCCGGCGCAGGGTGACCTCGGGACGTACGAGCAGCGGATCTACTACGGCGAGCAGACGAAGCAGTACTCCATCGTCGGCGGACCGCAGAAGGAGCTCGACTACGCCAACGACTCGGGCGAGAAGGAGACCACCTACAAGGGCGACAGCGGGGTCAGCCTCGGCAACCCGGTGAACCGTGCCGCGTACGCCCTGGCCTTCAGCGAGCCGCAGATCCTCTACTCCGGCGCCATCGGCGACGGTTCGAAGATCCTCTACAACCGCACGCCCAAGGAGCGGGTCGAGGCGGTCGCCCCGTGGCTGACGATCGACGGCGCGGTGTACCCGGCGGTGATCGACGGCCGGGTCCAGTGGATCGTGGACGCGTACACCACCACCAACGGCTACCCCTACGCCTCGCGCACCCGGCTCGGGGACAGCACGGCGGACTCGCTGACCAACTCCCAGCGCGCGGTGGTCGCGCAGGAGAACCAGGTCAACTACATCCGCAACTCGGTCAAGGCCACCGTCGACGCCTACGACGGCACGGTGAAGCTGTACCAGTGGGACGCCAAGGACCCGGTCCTCAAGACCTGGATGAAGGCCTTCCCCGGTACGGTCAAGCAGAAGAAGGAGATCTCGCCGGCCCTGATGGAGCACCTGCGCTACCCGCAGGACCTCTTCAAGGTCCAGCGTGAGCTGCTGACCCGCTACCACGTCACCGACCCGCAGACCTTCCTCAGTGGCAGCGAGGTCTGGGCGGTTCCGGACGACCCGACCACCAAGGCGGGGACGGCGGTCCCGCCGTACTACCTCTCCATGAAGATGCCGGGTCAGAAGGATCCCGACCAGGCCTTCTCGCTCACCACGACGCTGACGCCGAACGGCCGGGACAACCTGAGCGCCTTCATGGCGGTCAACGCCGATCCCACCACGGCCGACTACGGCAAGATCCAGTTGCTGAAGCTGCCCACGCAGAACCCGGTGGACGGTCCCAAGCTGGTCCAGGCGAGATTCAACTCGAAACCGGAGATCGCCCAGGAGATCAACATCCTGAGCAGGGGCGACTCGCAGGTGGAGTACGGAAACCTCCTCACGGTCCCGCTCGACAAGGGAATGCTCTACGTCGAGCCGGTCTACGTGCGCGGTGGCGGCCTCAAGTACCCGCTGCTGAAGAAGGTCCTGGTGACCTACGGGGACCAGACGGCCTTCGAGGACACCCTGGAGAAGGCGCTGAACGTGGTGTTCGGGGCCGAGGGCGCGACCCAGCCGCCCACGACGACCCCGCCGGGCGACGGCACCACCACGCCGCCGACCAGCCAGGACCCGACGGTCAAGGCGGCGCTCGCCGACGCCCAGAAGGCGATCGAGGATGCCGACAAGGCGCTCAAGGCCGGTGACTGGACGGCGTACGGAAAGGCCCAGAGCGACCTGCAGGCCGCGCTGAACCGGGCGATCGAGGCCGAGGCGAAGCTGACGGAGGCCAAGCCGGCCGGCTAG
- a CDS encoding tetratricopeptide repeat protein gives MGDRSTLLETGRFVRAESESDAEADGAAQAVDVRTAMTTRPARTTPAVPTTRDVLDVSADAMFDDAAFALTDAASDAELEARHRVAADKGDPGAMSVLGALLLRRGDLAAAEPYLRGATGAGDRAAANNLGVLLHQRGYPEEAAGWWRVAAVAGSAPAAHALGRHYRERGDEPAAEYWMRQAAESGHALGAYGLADLLEHRGDKGVERWFRAAAEQGHREAAYRLARHLRKGDPAEAEQWYRQAAARGHRRAGLHLGALLEARGELKEAGRWYLTSAKQGEPRAACALGFLLRDAGDEENAATWWLRAAQDGDGNAANALGALHAARGETQTAEKWYRAAMDAGDQNGAYNLALLCAAQDRTGPAEQWYRRAAYAGHREAANALAILLLQGGDAEGAEPWFSKAAEAGSVDAAFNLGILFASRDEDRTALKWYERAASAGHTDAALQVGIALVRDGEERAAERHLRCAAGGGSAEAAFRLAALLESLAPPPEPVALGESVGGAARTESEEWYERAAELGHRRAQVRVGMLAAARGELAAAARWYREAAEAGSRNGAFNLGLLLAREGNEPEAALWWTRAAVAGHGRAALRLGLLAARQGDLTEGQKWCVRAMELGPAEVSERAARLREALAEELSA, from the coding sequence ATGGGGGACAGGTCAACTCTGCTGGAGACAGGGCGGTTTGTGAGGGCGGAGTCCGAATCGGACGCGGAGGCCGATGGGGCGGCTCAGGCTGTTGACGTGCGGACCGCGATGACCACGCGGCCGGCACGGACCACGCCGGCCGTGCCGACCACGCGGGACGTGTTGGACGTGTCGGCCGACGCGATGTTCGACGACGCGGCCTTCGCGCTGACCGACGCGGCCAGCGACGCCGAGCTGGAGGCCCGTCACCGGGTCGCGGCCGACAAGGGGGACCCCGGCGCGATGAGCGTGCTCGGGGCGCTCCTGCTGCGCCGCGGCGACCTCGCGGCGGCCGAGCCGTACCTGCGCGGGGCGACCGGGGCGGGCGACCGCGCCGCCGCCAACAACCTCGGCGTGCTCCTGCACCAGCGCGGCTACCCCGAGGAGGCCGCCGGCTGGTGGCGCGTCGCGGCGGTGGCCGGATCCGCTCCGGCCGCGCACGCCCTGGGCCGCCACTACCGCGAGCGGGGCGACGAGCCCGCCGCCGAGTACTGGATGCGCCAAGCGGCGGAATCCGGCCATGCCCTGGGGGCCTACGGCCTCGCCGACCTGCTGGAGCACCGCGGGGACAAGGGCGTCGAGCGGTGGTTCCGGGCCGCCGCGGAGCAGGGGCACCGCGAGGCCGCGTACCGGCTCGCCCGGCACCTGAGGAAGGGCGACCCGGCCGAGGCCGAGCAGTGGTACCGGCAGGCAGCCGCGCGCGGGCACCGGCGCGCCGGGCTGCACCTGGGCGCGCTGCTGGAGGCGCGCGGGGAGCTGAAGGAGGCCGGGCGCTGGTACCTGACCTCCGCCAAGCAGGGCGAGCCGCGGGCGGCGTGCGCGCTCGGCTTCCTGCTGCGCGACGCCGGTGACGAGGAGAACGCGGCCACCTGGTGGCTGCGGGCCGCCCAGGACGGCGACGGCAACGCGGCGAACGCCCTGGGCGCGCTGCACGCCGCGCGGGGCGAGACGCAGACCGCGGAGAAGTGGTACCGGGCCGCGATGGACGCGGGCGACCAGAACGGCGCGTACAACCTCGCGCTGCTGTGCGCCGCGCAGGACCGGACCGGACCGGCCGAGCAGTGGTACCGGCGCGCCGCCTACGCGGGACACCGTGAGGCGGCCAACGCGCTGGCCATCCTGCTGCTCCAGGGCGGGGACGCGGAGGGCGCGGAGCCGTGGTTCTCCAAGGCCGCCGAGGCCGGGAGCGTGGACGCCGCGTTCAACCTCGGGATTCTCTTCGCCAGCCGGGACGAGGACCGCACCGCGCTGAAGTGGTACGAGCGGGCCGCGTCGGCGGGACACACCGACGCGGCGCTGCAGGTCGGCATCGCGCTGGTCCGGGACGGCGAGGAGCGGGCGGCCGAACGCCACCTGCGGTGCGCGGCGGGCGGCGGCAGCGCGGAGGCCGCGTTCCGGCTGGCCGCGCTGCTGGAGTCGCTGGCCCCGCCGCCGGAGCCGGTGGCGCTGGGCGAGTCGGTGGGCGGAGCCGCGCGCACCGAGAGCGAGGAGTGGTACGAGCGGGCCGCGGAGCTGGGGCACCGGCGGGCGCAGGTCCGGGTCGGCATGCTGGCCGCCGCGCGGGGCGAGCTGGCGGCCGCCGCGCGGTGGTACCGCGAGGCGGCGGAAGCAGGCTCCCGCAACGGGGCGTTCAACCTGGGACTGCTGCTGGCGCGCGAGGGGAACGAACCCGAGGCGGCCCTGTGGTGGACCCGGGCGGCGGTGGCCGGGCACGGTCGCGCGGCGCTGCGGCTGGGCCTGCTCGCGGCCCGGCAGGGAGATCTGACGGAGGGGCAGAAGTGGTGCGTACGGGCCATGGAACTGGGTCCGGCGGAGGTCTCGGAGCGGGCGGCGCGGCTGCGCGAGGCGCTGGCCGAGGAGCTGTCCGCGTAA
- a CDS encoding Fur family transcriptional regulator: MSDLLERLRGRGWRMTAQRRVVAEVLDGDHVHLTADEVHARAVDRLPEISRATVYNTLGELVSLGEVLEVSTDRRAKRYDPNAHRPHQHLVCAQCGAIRDVHPAGNPLADLPDTERFGFVVSAVEVTYRGVCPNCAGA; the protein is encoded by the coding sequence ATGAGTGACCTGCTGGAACGACTTCGCGGACGCGGATGGCGCATGACCGCACAGCGGCGCGTCGTGGCCGAGGTGCTCGACGGTGACCACGTTCACCTGACGGCGGACGAGGTGCACGCGCGGGCCGTGGACCGGCTGCCGGAGATCTCCCGGGCGACCGTCTACAACACCCTGGGCGAGCTCGTCAGCCTGGGTGAGGTCCTGGAGGTCTCCACGGACCGGCGCGCCAAGCGGTACGACCCGAACGCCCACCGGCCCCACCAGCACCTGGTGTGCGCCCAGTGCGGGGCGATCCGCGACGTCCATCCGGCGGGCAACCCGCTGGCCGACCTGCCCGACACCGAACGCTTCGGCTTCGTGGTGTCGGCGGTCGAGGTGACGTACCGCGGGGTGTGCCCGAACTGCGCGGGAGCCTGA
- a CDS encoding catalase, protein MTQGPLTTEAGAPVADNQNSETAGIGGPVLVQDQLLLEKLAHFNRERIPERVVHARGAGAYGTFTLTRDVSQWTRAKFLSEVGKETETFLRFSTVAGNLGSADAVRDPRGWALKFYTEEGNYDLVGNNTPVFFIKDAIKFPDFIHTQKRDPYTGSQEADNVWDFWGLSPESTHQVTWLFGDRGIPASYRHMNGFGSHTFQWNNEAGEVFWVKYHFKTDQGIKNLTQAEANQLAGEDPDSHQRDLRESIERGDFPSWTVQVQIMPAAEAAEYRFNPFDLTKVWPHADYPLVEIGKLELNRNPENVFAEVEQSIFSPAHFVPGIGPSPDKMLQGRLFGYGDAHRYRVGINADHLPVNRPHATEARTNSRDGYLYDGRHAGAKNYEPNSFGGPHQTDRPLWVSSAVTGGTGNHAAPSHSEDNDFVQAGNLYRLYSEDEKARLIENLSGFIAKVSRDDIVERAINNFRQADGDFGKRLETAVQALRG, encoded by the coding sequence GTGACGCAGGGACCGCTCACCACGGAGGCCGGAGCTCCGGTCGCTGACAACCAGAACAGCGAGACCGCCGGCATCGGCGGGCCCGTTCTGGTCCAGGACCAGCTGCTGCTCGAGAAGCTCGCGCACTTCAACCGTGAGCGCATCCCGGAGCGCGTGGTGCACGCCCGTGGCGCCGGTGCGTACGGCACCTTCACGCTGACCCGTGACGTCTCGCAGTGGACCCGTGCGAAGTTCCTGTCCGAGGTCGGCAAGGAGACCGAGACTTTCCTGCGCTTCTCCACCGTCGCGGGCAACCTCGGCAGCGCCGACGCGGTGCGCGACCCCCGCGGCTGGGCGCTGAAGTTCTACACCGAAGAGGGCAACTACGACCTCGTCGGCAACAACACCCCGGTGTTCTTCATCAAGGACGCCATCAAGTTCCCCGACTTCATCCACACCCAGAAGCGCGACCCGTACACCGGCTCGCAGGAGGCGGACAACGTCTGGGACTTCTGGGGTCTGTCGCCCGAGTCCACCCACCAGGTGACCTGGCTGTTCGGTGACCGCGGCATCCCGGCGTCCTACCGCCACATGAACGGCTTCGGCTCGCACACGTTCCAGTGGAACAACGAGGCCGGCGAGGTCTTCTGGGTCAAGTACCACTTCAAGACCGACCAGGGCATCAAGAACCTCACCCAGGCCGAGGCCAACCAGCTCGCCGGTGAGGACCCCGACTCGCACCAGCGCGACCTGCGCGAGTCCATCGAGCGCGGCGACTTCCCGTCCTGGACCGTGCAGGTCCAGATCATGCCGGCGGCCGAGGCGGCCGAGTACCGCTTCAACCCGTTCGACCTCACCAAGGTGTGGCCGCACGCGGACTACCCGCTGGTCGAGATCGGCAAGCTGGAGCTCAACCGCAACCCGGAGAACGTCTTCGCCGAGGTCGAGCAGTCGATCTTCTCGCCGGCGCACTTCGTCCCCGGCATCGGTCCGTCCCCGGACAAGATGCTCCAGGGCCGTCTCTTCGGCTACGGCGACGCGCACCGCTACCGTGTCGGCATCAACGCCGACCACCTGCCGGTGAACCGCCCGCACGCCACCGAGGCGCGTACCAACTCCCGTGACGGCTACCTGTACGACGGCCGCCACGCGGGCGCGAAGAACTACGAGCCCAACAGCTTCGGCGGCCCGCACCAGACGGACCGTCCGCTGTGGGTCTCCTCCGCGGTCACCGGCGGCACCGGCAACCACGCCGCGCCCTCGCACTCCGAGGACAACGACTTCGTCCAGGCGGGCAACCTCTACCGCCTGTACTCGGAGGACGAGAAGGCCCGTCTGATCGAGAACCTGTCCGGCTTCATCGCCAAGGTCTCCCGTGACGACATCGTCGAGCGCGCGATCAACAACTTCCGCCAGGCGGACGGTGACTTCGGCAAGCGTCTGGAGACCGCGGTCCAGGCCCTTCGCGGCTGA
- a CDS encoding CBS domain-containing protein — MLVRDAMSTVILTLGPTHTLRQAASLMSGRRVGAAVVLDPEHSGIGILTERDILNSLGAGHDPDRESVGAHTTNNVVFCTPDATVQEAAEAMAHGGFRHLIVLEHGGPVGIVSVRDVIRCWVPERRTTVPA, encoded by the coding sequence ATGCTCGTCCGCGACGCCATGAGCACCGTGATCCTCACCCTCGGACCCACACACACCCTGCGCCAGGCGGCCAGCCTGATGTCCGGCCGGCGCGTAGGCGCGGCCGTCGTCCTCGATCCCGAACACAGCGGCATCGGCATCCTGACCGAGCGCGACATCCTCAACTCGCTCGGCGCGGGACACGATCCCGACCGGGAGTCCGTAGGTGCGCACACCACCAACAACGTGGTGTTCTGCACCCCGGACGCCACCGTGCAGGAGGCCGCCGAGGCGATGGCACACGGCGGCTTCCGCCATCTGATCGTCCTGGAGCACGGCGGCCCGGTGGGCATCGTCTCCGTACGGGACGTCATCCGCTGCTGGGTCCCGGAGCGGCGCACCACCGTGCCGGCGTAG
- the hisN gene encoding histidinol-phosphatase codes for MPEYDDDLRLALELADAADAATMERFRALDLKVETKPDMTPVSEADTATEEIIRAGISAARPSDAILGEEYGLKGDGPRRWVVDPIDGTKNYVRGVPVWATLISLMEEDAHGVFRPVVGVVSAPALGRRWWAARGQGAYAGGALGGTTALGVSKVATLGDASFAYSSLSGWEEQGRLPGFLDLTRACWRTRGYGDFWPYMMVAEGSLDLCAEPELNLWDMAALAVVVEEAGGRFTALDGVDGVHGGNAAASNGLLHEQMLDLLRPRG; via the coding sequence ATGCCCGAGTATGACGATGACCTGCGCCTTGCCCTCGAACTCGCCGACGCGGCGGACGCCGCCACGATGGAGCGGTTCCGCGCCCTCGACCTGAAGGTCGAGACCAAGCCCGACATGACCCCGGTGAGCGAGGCCGACACCGCCACCGAAGAGATCATCCGGGCTGGGATCTCCGCCGCGCGACCCTCCGACGCCATCCTGGGCGAGGAGTACGGCCTCAAGGGCGACGGCCCGCGCCGCTGGGTCGTGGACCCGATCGACGGTACGAAGAACTACGTGCGCGGGGTCCCGGTCTGGGCGACGCTGATCTCCCTGATGGAGGAGGACGCCCACGGGGTCTTCCGGCCCGTCGTCGGCGTGGTGTCCGCCCCGGCGCTGGGCCGCCGCTGGTGGGCGGCGCGCGGCCAGGGCGCGTACGCGGGGGGCGCGCTCGGCGGGACCACCGCGCTCGGCGTCTCCAAGGTCGCCACCCTGGGCGACGCCTCCTTCGCCTACTCCTCGCTGAGCGGCTGGGAGGAGCAGGGGCGGCTGCCCGGCTTCCTGGACCTGACCCGCGCGTGCTGGCGTACGCGGGGCTACGGCGACTTCTGGCCGTACATGATGGTCGCCGAGGGCTCGCTCGACCTGTGCGCCGAGCCGGAGCTGAACCTGTGGGACATGGCGGCCCTGGCGGTCGTGGTGGAGGAGGCCGGCGGCCGCTTCACCGCTCTGGACGGGGTGGACGGCGTACACGGCGGCAACGCGGCGGCCTCGAACGGGCTGCTGCACGAGCAGATGCTGGACCTGCTGCGCCCGCGCGGCTGA
- a CDS encoding TetR/AcrR family transcriptional regulator, producing MPTARESLLEAAGAALSARPWPAVRMVDVAAAAGVSRQTLYNEFAGKTGLGHALVRRDAAWYLDGVDRALASPGPSAERLAAVVEWTGRAAGERALVRALLTGCWNGNLPVPAGRGVRPGLPALGPAELVRAVRERADAAFATGEGALRCELAVRLALSYLIAPADQPGPGSAGLLQLVDGAGLSVPSPRAAAR from the coding sequence GTGCCGACGGCCCGGGAGTCCTTGCTGGAAGCGGCGGGAGCGGCGCTCTCGGCGCGCCCGTGGCCGGCCGTGCGGATGGTCGACGTGGCGGCCGCCGCCGGGGTCTCGCGGCAGACCCTCTACAACGAGTTCGCGGGCAAGACGGGCCTGGGCCACGCCCTGGTCCGGCGCGACGCCGCCTGGTACCTCGACGGAGTGGACCGGGCCCTGGCGTCGCCGGGCCCGTCCGCCGAACGTCTGGCGGCGGTAGTGGAGTGGACCGGACGGGCGGCCGGGGAGCGCGCCCTGGTACGGGCCCTGCTGACGGGGTGCTGGAACGGGAACTTACCCGTGCCGGCCGGCCGCGGAGTACGGCCGGGGCTGCCCGCCCTGGGCCCCGCCGAGCTGGTGCGCGCCGTACGCGAGCGGGCCGATGCCGCCTTCGCGACGGGGGAGGGGGCGCTCCGCTGCGAGCTGGCCGTGCGGCTCGCGCTGTCCTACCTGATCGCCCCGGCCGATCAGCCGGGGCCGGGCTCCGCGGGACTGCTCCAGCTGGTCGACGGAGCGGGCCTCAGTGTGCCGAGCCCGAGAGCTGCAGCCCGATGA
- a CDS encoding DMT family transporter: MAWLLVVVAGILETGFAVCLKLSHGFTRLWPTVAFACFALGSFGLLTLALKKLDVGPAYAVWTGIGAAGTAIYGMIFLGDLVSTLKLVSISLVILGVIGLQLSGSAH; the protein is encoded by the coding sequence ATGGCGTGGTTGCTGGTCGTGGTCGCCGGAATCCTGGAGACGGGATTCGCGGTCTGCCTCAAGCTCTCGCACGGCTTCACCCGGCTGTGGCCTACCGTCGCCTTCGCGTGCTTCGCGCTCGGCAGCTTCGGTCTGCTGACGCTGGCCCTGAAGAAGCTGGACGTGGGGCCGGCGTACGCGGTGTGGACCGGCATCGGGGCCGCCGGGACCGCGATCTACGGGATGATCTTCCTCGGTGACCTGGTCTCCACCCTCAAGCTCGTCTCGATCTCGCTGGTGATCCTCGGGGTCATCGGGCTGCAGCTCTCGGGCTCGGCACACTGA
- the rsgA gene encoding ribosome small subunit-dependent GTPase A has protein sequence MRRYGKHTDEDDIRQRPNPKGNRPRTTIRPKHEDAAEGFVLTVDRGRLTCLVDDRPVHAMKARELGRKAAVVGDRVWIVGDLSGKKDTLARIVRIEPRKSVLRRTADDDDPYERIVVANADQLAIVTALADPEPRPRMIDRCLVAAYDAGLEPLLVLTKSDLTSADKILEIYSTFGLNYVVTNREELATGDAAERVRERLNGRITAFVGHSGVGKTTLVNSLVAEGRQRATGVVNSVTGRGRHTTTSALALPLPGGDGWVIDTPGVRSFGLHHVDPSRVILAFPELVPGTEGCPRACSHDEPDCALDKWVEDGHADPARLYSLRRLLQTRERREGD, from the coding sequence ATGCGCAGGTACGGCAAGCACACCGACGAGGACGACATCCGCCAGCGGCCCAACCCCAAGGGCAACCGGCCGCGTACGACCATCCGCCCCAAGCACGAGGACGCGGCCGAGGGATTCGTCCTGACCGTGGACCGCGGCCGGCTCACCTGCCTGGTCGACGACCGCCCGGTGCACGCGATGAAGGCCCGCGAGCTGGGCCGCAAGGCGGCGGTGGTCGGCGACCGGGTCTGGATCGTCGGTGACCTGTCCGGCAAGAAGGACACCCTCGCCCGCATCGTGCGGATCGAGCCGCGCAAGTCCGTGCTGCGGCGCACGGCCGACGACGACGACCCGTACGAGCGCATCGTCGTCGCCAACGCGGACCAGCTGGCCATCGTGACGGCACTGGCCGACCCCGAGCCGCGGCCCCGGATGATCGACCGCTGCCTGGTGGCGGCGTACGACGCCGGGTTGGAGCCCCTGCTGGTGCTCACGAAGTCCGATCTGACCTCCGCGGACAAGATCCTGGAGATCTACTCGACCTTCGGCCTGAACTACGTGGTCACCAACCGGGAGGAGCTGGCGACGGGCGACGCGGCCGAGCGGGTGCGCGAGCGCCTGAACGGCCGGATCACCGCCTTCGTCGGCCACTCGGGCGTCGGCAAGACCACCCTGGTGAACTCGCTGGTCGCCGAGGGCCGCCAGCGCGCGACCGGCGTGGTCAACTCGGTGACCGGCCGCGGCCGGCACACCACCACCTCGGCGCTCGCGCTCCCGCTGCCGGGCGGGGACGGCTGGGTCATCGACACCCCGGGCGTCCGCTCCTTCGGCCTGCACCACGTGGACCCGTCCCGGGTCATCCTGGCTTTCCCGGAGCTGGTGCCGGGCACGGAGGGCTGCCCGCGCGCCTGCAGCCACGACGAGCCGGACTGCGCGCTCGACAAGTGGGTGGAGGACGGCCACGCCGATCCGGCGCGGCTCTACTCGCTGCGGCGGCTGCTGCAGACGAGGGAGCGCCGCGAGGGCGACTGA